A genomic stretch from Asterias rubens chromosome 19, eAstRub1.3, whole genome shotgun sequence includes:
- the LOC117303474 gene encoding A disintegrin and metalloproteinase with thrombospondin motifs 6-like, with protein sequence MNFRQALVVLMVSLELVVYHQVFSFRVGRQTRLGKYTRPKDPIVSSSHDLSTAPIQPIFLTLNVVVGASCYGYHGDDTQHYVMEMMNVAASLWHSQSMSVKVKLLVGRFNVMKENEDNLEATDNANVLLRKFCEWQQQSTDVVNHLDVSILITRRDIHIGGNYDATGIAYNKGACDSRYHCALCEDKSPMVLSHTIAHELGHILGIRHDGDRNECPDRVFIMSGYATEGHRTFVWSQCSRQAVRQFLSSNRASCLKNQSSSFQGFPGHMPLALDINATPGRIYDSDYQCKMLYGPLATTCSDWNIQMMCRKLKCFVRERGSSCLTDGRPALQGTRCGPLMWCSRGFCVPWLPQQTNGQEESKTGPSKPDTPMHSRCSELECTTFPYMDTQAPTTQLHNRQTL encoded by the exons ATCCTATCGTATCCAGCTCGCATGATTTATCGACTGCTCCCATACAGCCAATATTTTTGACACTGAATGTAGTTGTTGGTGCGAGTTGCTATGGATACCACGGAGATGACACGCAACATTATGTCATGGAAATGATGAATGTG GCTGCAAGTTTATGGCACAGTCAATCAATGAGTGTGAAAGTCAAACTGTTAGTCGGCAGATTCAACGTCATGAAAGAAAACGAG GACAATTTGGAGGCTACAGATAACGCCAATGTGTTATTGAGGAAGTTCTGCGAGTGGCAACAACAATCGACAGACGTTGTAAACCATCTTGACGTTTCGATTCTGATCACAAG ACGTGATATTCACATAGGTGGAAACTACGATGCAACGGGAATCGCTTATAATAAAGGTGCTTGTGATTCAAGGTATCACTGCGCATTGTGTGAAGATAAGAGTCCAATGGTCCTATCACACACCATAGCACATGAACTTGGGCACat CCTGGGTATTCGGCATGATGGTGACCGTAATGAATGTCCTGATCGGGTTTTTATCATGAGTGGTTACGCCACTGAGGGACATCGGACCTTCGTCTGGTCGCAATGCAGTCGCCAAGCAGTGAGGCAGTTTCTTAG ctcAAATCGTGCCAGTTGCTTGAAGAATCAGAGCTCATCATTCCAAGGTTTCCCAGGTCATATGCCCCTGGCCCTGGACATCAACGCGACGCCCGGCCGTATCTACGACTCGGACTACCAATGCAAGATGCTCTATGGGCCACTGGCTACCACATGCAGTGACTGGAATATACAG ATGATGTGCAGAAAACTTAAATGTTTTGTACGAGAAAGAGGGTCTTCATGTTTAACCGACGGGAGGCCGGCGCTTCAAGGAACTCGGTGTGGACCATTGATG TGGTGTTCTAGAGGGTTCTGCGTTCCTTGGTTGCCACAACAAACTAACGGACAAGAAGAGTCTAAGACAGGTCCAAGCAAACCGGACACCCCGATGCACTCGCGCTGCTCAGAGCTCGAATGTACTACGTTTCCTTATATGGACACACAAGCACCAACAACACAACTGCACAACCGCCAAACTTTATAA